A genomic window from Salvia splendens isolate huo1 unplaced genomic scaffold, SspV2 ctg152, whole genome shotgun sequence includes:
- the LOC121789141 gene encoding 1-aminocyclopropane-1-carboxylate oxidase homolog 1-like codes for MAQGIDSSAVYQQYDRMEMLKAFDDTKAGVKGLCDSGLFQLPQIFVRPPEELASELKHKKGQVQVPVIDLSGRRREIVEQVRSAAETWGFFQVVSHGIPQSVCDGMIDGVRRFHEQDVDEKKKYYSRDTTKSVRYHSSYDLFMSKTATWKDTLTISCDSSYDRDELPSVCRDSTVEYSKHVEILGNILLGLLSEALGLNTDFLGKMECSKGHRLHCHYYPACPEPQLAIGTCKHSDAGFLTILLQNQLVCSLQVLCEGQWIDIQPVEGALVVNIGDLLQLVSNGKLRSNEHRAIANRIGPRISVACFFSGPIDNTSKIYGPIEELITKQNPAVYKGVAMGDYVMNFLTTGTEDYRALDYYKIGL; via the exons ATGGCACAAGGGATCGATTCATCAGCTGTTTATCAACAATATGATCGCATGGAAATGCTCAAAGCTTTCGACGACACAAAAGCCGGCGTCAAAGGCCTCTGCGATTCGGGTTTGTTCCAACTCCCACAAATATTCGTGAGGCCACCGGAGGAGCTGGCTTCGGAGCTGAAACACAAAAAGGGTCAAGTCCAAGTTCCGGTGATCGATCTGAGCGGCAGGCGAAGGGAGATTGTTGAGCAAGTGAGAAGCGCTGCTGAAACATGGGGGTTTTTCCAAGTGGTGAGCCACGGGATTCCTCAATCTGTTTGCGATGGAATGATCGATGGGGTGCGCCGTTTCCACGAGCAGGATGTCGATGAGAAGAAGAAGTATTATAGTCGGGATACGACCAAAAGTGTGAGATATCATAGCAGTTATGATCTCTTCATGTCCAAAACTGCTACCTGGAAAGATACCTTGACCATTTCGTGTGATTCAAGCTATGATCGTGATGAACTGCCCTCTGTTTGCAG AGATTCGACGGTGGAATACTCGAAACATGTGGAAATTTTGGGGAATATTCTGCTGGGGCTATTATCTGAGGCACTGGGACTAAACACTGATTTTCTGGGAAAGATGGAATGTTCGAAGGGGCATCGTCTCCATTGCCACTACTATCCGGCATGCCCTGAGCCTCAACTTGCAATCGGAACTTGCAAGCATTCTGATGCCGGATTCCTCACAATTCTTCTGCAAAACCAACTTGTTTGCAGCCTCCAGGTTCTGTGTGAAGGCCAATGGATTGATATTCAACCGGTTGAAGGAGCTTTAGTCGTGAACATCGGTGATCTTCTTCAG TTGGTGTCGAATGGGAAATTGAGAAGCAATGAGCATAGAGCAATAGCAAATCGGATTGGACCAAGAATTTCTGTGGCGTGTTTTTTCTCAGGGCCTATAGATAACACAAGTAAGATTTATGGGCCAATTGAGGAGCTGataacaaaacaaaatcctGCAGTTTACAAAGGTGTTGCGATGGGTGATTATGTAATGAATTTCCTGACTACTGGAACGGAGGATTATCGTGCTCTTGATTATTACAAGATTGGCCTCTGA